A window of Eubacteriaceae bacterium ES3 contains these coding sequences:
- a CDS encoding AAA family ATPase: protein MYKSFFGFRQAPFDKSIDSSMLFQSEAYREVLARLDYLKTTKGFGLITGDPGVGKTSTLRVFADNLNPSLYKVMYFPMSSGTTMDFYRGLAFSLGEQPKFRKVELFFQIQNAIIDLYDKRRITPVFILDEMQSASAQFLHDLSIIFNFDMDKRNPFILILTGLPTLANRLALNQNRSLDQRLVTRFHFSPLTPDEVRDYIKHRFKHAGVSRNLINENAYAAISSSTGGYPRLVGNLVTQCLILAFQKQTDLIDEEIVFAASAEAGI from the coding sequence ATGTATAAATCATTTTTCGGGTTCCGGCAGGCACCCTTTGACAAAAGCATTGATTCATCGATGCTCTTTCAGTCCGAAGCTTACAGGGAAGTTCTGGCCCGACTGGATTATCTCAAAACCACCAAAGGTTTTGGTCTGATTACCGGTGACCCCGGGGTTGGTAAAACATCGACCCTGCGGGTCTTTGCCGACAATTTGAATCCGTCCTTATATAAGGTCATGTATTTCCCGATGTCTTCCGGAACAACTATGGACTTTTACCGGGGTCTGGCCTTTTCGCTCGGGGAACAGCCGAAATTCCGCAAAGTGGAGCTGTTCTTTCAGATTCAGAACGCGATTATCGATCTTTATGATAAGCGCCGCATCACGCCTGTCTTTATCCTCGATGAGATGCAGTCGGCTTCAGCTCAGTTTCTTCACGATCTGAGCATCATTTTTAACTTTGACATGGACAAACGCAATCCTTTTATTCTGATACTCACCGGTTTACCAACGCTGGCCAACCGCCTGGCTTTAAACCAGAACCGTTCGCTGGATCAGCGGCTGGTGACCCGTTTTCATTTTTCACCACTGACACCGGATGAGGTCAGAGACTATATCAAACACCGCTTTAAACATGCCGGTGTTTCACGAAATCTGATCAACGAGAATGCTTATGCAGCTATTTCGTCTTCGACTGGCGGTTATCCTCGATTAGTCGGCAATCTCGTTACCCAATGTCTGATTCTCGCCTTTCAAAAGCAAACTGATCTCATCGATGAAGAGATTGTTTTTGCCGCTTCGGCAGAAGCCGGGATTTAA
- the era gene encoding GTPase Era, with the protein MSEFKSGFISVVGRPNVGKSTLLNQVMGEKLLITSDKPQTTRNAIRCIYTDDEAQMVFIDTPGMHRPKNKLGDYMQKAAENTISDVDLVLYLVEPETKIGPGDQFILDKLKELGTPVILVMNKIDCLPKEELLGSIKLYEDYDFLEAIIPISAKNGDGVDVLVSEIKKELQPGPQFFPDDMIIDQSERFIVAELIREKALNLLKDEVPHGVAVEVTSMKPRKNKDLIDIEATIFCERKTHKGIIIGKGGSMLTKIGSQARRNIEFFLKTQVNLQLWVKVRADWREKNFDLKDLGYFE; encoded by the coding sequence ATGTCAGAATTTAAATCAGGTTTTATCAGTGTGGTAGGGCGTCCGAATGTGGGGAAATCGACTTTACTCAATCAGGTTATGGGAGAGAAGCTCTTAATCACATCGGATAAACCGCAAACGACCAGAAATGCCATCCGTTGCATCTATACGGATGATGAAGCCCAGATGGTTTTTATTGATACCCCAGGCATGCACCGACCCAAAAATAAACTTGGGGATTATATGCAAAAGGCTGCAGAAAACACCATCTCGGATGTGGATCTGGTCTTGTATCTGGTGGAGCCGGAAACAAAAATTGGACCGGGCGATCAGTTTATTCTGGACAAGTTAAAGGAACTGGGTACGCCAGTTATTCTGGTAATGAATAAAATTGACTGCTTGCCCAAAGAAGAATTATTGGGATCCATCAAGCTCTATGAAGACTATGATTTTTTAGAAGCGATCATTCCGATTTCTGCAAAGAACGGGGATGGGGTTGATGTGCTGGTATCAGAAATAAAGAAGGAGCTGCAGCCGGGACCGCAGTTTTTCCCGGATGATATGATCATTGATCAGTCCGAGCGTTTTATTGTCGCTGAGCTGATCAGAGAAAAGGCTTTAAATCTTTTAAAAGATGAGGTGCCCCATGGGGTGGCTGTAGAAGTCACTTCGATGAAACCCCGAAAAAACAAGGATCTGATCGATATTGAAGCGACAATCTTTTGTGAACGCAAAACCCATAAAGGGATTATCATCGGTAAAGGCGGCTCGATGTTGACTAAAATCGGGTCACAGGCCCGACGTAACATTGAGTTCTTCTTAAAAACCCAGGTTAATCTGCAGTTGTGGGTTAAGGTTAGAGCCGATTGGCGGGAAAAAAATTTCGATTTAAAGGATCTGGGATATTTTGAATAG
- a CDS encoding DDE-type integrase/transposase/recombinase, with the protein MTEKDKELIALFRYGLIAPLLTDTVSSHAAYLDEISAKTHDVPHYGTRTYNRKTLLEWLRLYRRHGFDALKPKVRTDKGSSRALSAESTKLLLTLRTENIHLSVKLFHEWLIHEGHFTSSDCSYSTVYRLLKKHQLLKPSQTDTADRRRFAHVDINTLWQTDVSHGPYLTLNGKKRKTYLIAFIDDASRRITGAQFMLAEKNEDLLHVLKSALLTCGKPTMLYADNGKIFRSHQLNTSCATLGIALVNTRPYDPKSKGKIERFFKTVRSRFYPLLTDSDLMDLDVLNQRFEAWLARDYHHKLHSSLNEAPMVFYMRGSDRIKHFSDPRIIDEAFLIRATRKVKSDATISLHNALFEASPMFIGKSVDIRYPNECPDEIYLYENSVRILTCKKVIMADNAIAKRNNNVISYSTLGGVPHV; encoded by the coding sequence ATGACTGAAAAAGACAAAGAACTGATTGCTTTATTTCGCTATGGCCTGATTGCGCCATTGCTTACGGATACCGTCTCGTCCCACGCCGCTTATCTGGATGAGATCAGTGCCAAAACCCATGATGTTCCGCATTATGGCACGCGCACCTACAACCGCAAAACCCTGCTGGAATGGCTCCGTCTGTACCGGCGTCATGGTTTTGATGCGCTCAAGCCCAAGGTTCGGACAGACAAGGGTTCTTCCCGGGCTTTATCAGCGGAATCGACTAAACTGCTCCTTACGTTACGAACGGAAAACATCCATTTATCGGTGAAGTTGTTCCATGAGTGGCTCATTCATGAAGGGCACTTCACCAGCTCTGACTGTTCCTATTCCACAGTGTATCGGCTGCTGAAAAAACATCAGCTGTTAAAGCCATCCCAGACGGATACGGCTGACCGCCGCCGTTTTGCCCATGTTGATATCAACACCCTGTGGCAGACCGATGTTTCCCACGGCCCATATCTGACTCTTAACGGTAAAAAGCGCAAAACCTATCTGATCGCTTTTATCGATGATGCTTCCCGGCGAATTACCGGGGCTCAGTTCATGCTGGCTGAAAAGAATGAAGATCTCCTTCATGTCCTTAAATCTGCTTTACTTACCTGTGGCAAGCCCACCATGCTTTATGCTGATAATGGCAAGATTTTCCGTTCTCACCAACTGAATACTTCCTGTGCCACTCTGGGCATTGCACTGGTCAATACCAGACCTTACGATCCCAAAAGCAAAGGCAAAATCGAGCGCTTTTTCAAAACCGTCCGCAGTCGTTTTTATCCGCTTTTGACGGATTCCGACCTGATGGATCTGGATGTCCTCAACCAGCGCTTTGAGGCCTGGCTGGCCCGGGATTATCATCATAAGCTTCATTCAAGTCTCAATGAAGCACCGATGGTCTTTTATATGCGGGGGAGCGACCGAATCAAACATTTCTCTGATCCCCGGATCATTGATGAAGCCTTTCTGATCCGGGCAACCAGAAAGGTCAAGTCGGATGCCACCATTTCGCTGCACAACGCCCTTTTCGAAGCTTCGCCAATGTTTATCGGCAAGAGCGTGGATATCCGCTATCCCAATGAATGCCCTGATGAGATCTATCTTTATGAAAACAGTGTCCGGATTCTTACCTGCAAAAAAGTCATCATGGCGGACAATGCCATTGCCAAACGCAATAACAATGTTATCAGCTACAGCACGTTAGGCGGTGTTCCTCATGTATAA
- a CDS encoding methyl-accepting chemotaxis protein — protein sequence MKSIKAKLILYFSVIVFIVCLIFMLVSTNNISNIVTSEAENTLAVKAQDSAEIISSRNEQNYIYLEGIAARNSISSSAVSIDEKMTVLLDEVANSDRFIRIGVSDLAGNLYLSDSYGLKGSIVDISAREYLHESVNGNRGIMNPVISVNPDDNGALIMAYSVPIYENNQITGVLVAVANAWFLNDMTDDMLFGESGYTYIIDSTGTIISYPDRTYVENATNPITEAESDSAYASAAEAFAFAIDSQTGIWLYDNAGTDVYVGFAPIEGMDGIVMVEVQKDEILAEVPGLIRNNILISIAILLVSILVCYLIAKQLANPIIQANQTIREINLGHLSHRVNVKSKDEVGQLSASLNELADNLQNKIVGLMQKIAQGDVSDNLEVVDQQDEITPALKTTVETIRSLITESTGLVAAAKEGKWESRGNDQSFSGGFKEIVQGFNETLDIVVDQMVWYEAILDSVPFPIHVTDNDMKWTFMNAAFEDTMIRNNVIKDRKSGYGMDCYNANADICQTEGCGIRRLVDQGLADSYFEWDGRYNKQDTAYLKDKDGNNVGFVETVTDLTPMISVSNYTKTEVTRLAANLHGLSQGNLNFDLELGETNEYTNDVSAEFTEIRDSLSEVKESITRLINDSTMMADAGIEGQLETRSDTSAHQGDFAKIVEGLNGIMDAVAAPISEASATLAELSQGNLSTGMTGDYNGAYVQIKNDMNNTIAFLKRYVDEISFTLTEIGQGNLDIEITDEYLGDFQAIKDSINGIAAELSTTLSDIGDASGQVEAGANQISDGGQALSQGATEQAAAIEQLNASMDEIAGDTGKNATNANRANDLSIDVKNSAEAGNSQMNEMVNAMSDINDSSQNISKIIRVIDDIAFQTNILALNAAVEAARAGQHGKGFAVVAEEVRTLAARSAEAARETTELIEGSISKVQAGTTIANNTAESLEEILQKIETMSGLVNEIATASNMQATKINEINQGIEQVSKVVQTNSATAEESAAASEELSGQAELLQNKVNAFKLKKASGSFSSSSRSFANSPKPTQVEHSKEEEPFISLDDFETDKY from the coding sequence ATGAAAAGTATAAAAGCTAAGCTTATCCTATATTTTTCTGTAATCGTATTCATTGTCTGCCTAATTTTTATGCTGGTGTCAACAAACAATATTTCGAACATTGTCACCAGCGAGGCCGAAAACACCTTAGCGGTAAAAGCCCAGGATTCAGCTGAAATTATCAGCAGCCGTAATGAACAAAATTACATCTATCTTGAAGGGATTGCAGCCAGAAACTCTATTTCTTCATCAGCGGTCAGCATCGACGAAAAAATGACAGTCCTTCTTGATGAAGTAGCAAACTCAGATCGTTTTATTCGAATTGGCGTTTCTGATTTAGCAGGAAATCTCTATTTATCTGACTCTTACGGATTAAAGGGCTCAATTGTTGATATATCCGCCCGTGAGTATCTCCATGAATCGGTCAATGGAAACCGGGGCATTATGAATCCGGTCATCAGTGTTAACCCGGATGATAATGGAGCCCTGATTATGGCTTATTCGGTTCCTATTTATGAAAACAATCAAATCACCGGTGTGCTGGTTGCCGTCGCTAATGCCTGGTTTTTAAATGACATGACTGATGACATGTTATTTGGTGAATCTGGTTATACCTATATTATCGATTCAACAGGGACCATTATTTCATACCCGGATCGTACTTATGTGGAAAACGCCACCAACCCCATCACTGAAGCAGAAAGTGATTCTGCATATGCTTCAGCTGCTGAAGCTTTCGCTTTTGCGATTGACTCCCAAACGGGTATCTGGCTCTATGATAACGCCGGTACCGACGTATACGTCGGCTTTGCCCCAATTGAAGGCATGGATGGTATTGTTATGGTTGAAGTCCAGAAAGACGAAATCCTGGCTGAAGTACCGGGGCTTATCAGAAATAATATTCTTATTTCCATTGCCATCCTGCTGGTTAGTATTCTAGTCTGTTACCTGATTGCCAAACAATTGGCTAATCCAATCATTCAAGCCAATCAGACAATCAGGGAAATTAATCTTGGCCATCTGAGCCATCGGGTCAATGTCAAATCAAAGGATGAAGTCGGACAGTTAAGCGCTTCACTTAATGAACTGGCCGATAATCTGCAAAATAAGATTGTCGGTCTGATGCAAAAAATTGCCCAGGGTGATGTATCTGATAACCTGGAAGTAGTCGACCAACAGGATGAGATTACACCGGCGCTTAAAACCACCGTAGAAACCATTCGTTCACTGATCACCGAGTCGACCGGCTTAGTTGCTGCTGCCAAAGAAGGCAAATGGGAGAGCCGCGGCAATGATCAAAGCTTTTCCGGCGGCTTTAAAGAAATTGTTCAGGGATTCAACGAGACCCTGGATATTGTTGTGGATCAGATGGTCTGGTATGAAGCTATTCTAGACTCTGTACCATTCCCCATTCACGTTACTGATAATGACATGAAATGGACCTTTATGAATGCCGCTTTTGAAGACACCATGATTCGAAACAATGTCATCAAAGATCGAAAATCCGGCTATGGTATGGATTGTTACAATGCCAATGCCGATATCTGCCAGACCGAAGGCTGTGGTATCCGACGACTGGTTGATCAGGGACTGGCCGACAGCTACTTTGAATGGGATGGCCGCTACAACAAACAGGATACAGCCTATCTGAAAGATAAAGACGGCAATAACGTTGGGTTCGTTGAGACAGTCACCGACCTGACACCAATGATTTCTGTCAGCAATTACACCAAAACCGAAGTCACCCGACTTGCTGCCAATCTCCATGGGCTGTCTCAAGGTAATCTTAATTTCGATCTTGAACTCGGTGAAACAAATGAGTACACCAATGATGTCAGCGCAGAATTTACCGAAATCAGAGACAGCCTGTCTGAGGTAAAAGAATCCATTACCCGTCTCATCAATGATTCAACCATGATGGCCGATGCCGGAATTGAAGGACAGCTTGAAACCCGATCCGACACAAGTGCTCATCAGGGCGACTTTGCGAAAATTGTTGAAGGTCTTAACGGCATCATGGACGCCGTCGCCGCTCCAATCAGTGAAGCTTCTGCAACCCTTGCAGAACTGTCACAGGGAAATCTTAGTACCGGAATGACAGGCGATTATAATGGTGCTTATGTCCAGATTAAAAATGACATGAACAATACCATCGCCTTCCTGAAGCGTTATGTTGATGAAATTTCCTTTACCCTTACTGAGATTGGCCAGGGTAATCTTGATATTGAAATCACTGATGAATACTTGGGCGATTTCCAGGCAATTAAAGATTCGATCAACGGCATTGCTGCCGAATTAAGCACAACCCTTTCCGACATTGGCGATGCTTCCGGCCAGGTTGAAGCCGGTGCCAATCAGATTTCAGACGGCGGCCAGGCGCTCTCTCAGGGGGCTACCGAACAGGCAGCTGCCATTGAACAGCTAAACGCCTCAATGGATGAAATTGCCGGCGATACCGGTAAAAATGCGACCAATGCCAACCGTGCCAACGATCTTTCCATCGATGTTAAAAACAGCGCTGAAGCCGGTAACAGCCAAATGAATGAAATGGTAAATGCCATGTCCGATATCAATGATTCCTCACAAAATATTTCAAAAATCATCAGAGTCATTGACGATATTGCCTTCCAGACCAATATTCTGGCCCTTAACGCCGCTGTTGAAGCTGCCCGGGCTGGACAACATGGTAAGGGCTTTGCCGTTGTTGCCGAAGAAGTACGAACCCTGGCTGCCAGAAGTGCAGAAGCTGCCAGAGAGACCACAGAACTCATTGAAGGTTCCATCAGTAAGGTTCAGGCCGGAACAACCATTGCCAACAACACGGCTGAAAGCCTGGAAGAAATTCTTCAAAAGATCGAAACAATGTCCGGTCTGGTCAATGAAATTGCCACAGCCTCCAATATGCAGGCAACAAAAATTAACGAGATCAATCAGGGTATTGAACAGGTTTCAAAAGTTGTTCAAACCAACTCGGCTACTGCAGAAGAAAGTGCTGCTGCCAGCGAAGAGCTGTCTGGCCAGGCAGAACTGCTGCAGAACAAGGTTAATGCCTTCAAACTAAAAAAGGCTTCCGGCAGCTTCAGTTCTAGCTCCAGGAGCTTTGCAAACTCTCCAAAACCAACACAAGTCGAACATTCTAAAGAAGAAGAACCATTCATTTCTTTAGACGATTTTGAAACAGATAAATACTAA
- the recO gene encoding DNA repair protein RecO, with protein MGLIETKGIIIKEMPYRDQDKILTIFTEKEGKVQCIARGVRRQKSPLLASTQVFAYSELIYYPGKTFGNIQQAHLIESFYALRNDLNKMTLGSYLLDLVNHSFEIFQESPEILKLLLHCLYYLSENMAKNDLVIIAAFQMKLVSFLGYRPGLNACMNCQNTEDLLFFDIEGSGLVCRSCRYEGHYTYRVDAQLADFFKDLLAYPIKKLKNMDVPNEMAEKAMDILEHYLSHCVGKASKAYTFYKEMKNLTT; from the coding sequence ATGGGTTTAATTGAAACAAAAGGCATTATCATTAAAGAAATGCCTTACCGCGACCAGGATAAAATACTGACGATTTTCACCGAAAAAGAAGGAAAAGTGCAGTGTATTGCCCGTGGTGTGCGTAGACAAAAAAGCCCGCTGCTGGCCAGCACTCAGGTGTTTGCCTACAGCGAACTGATTTATTATCCGGGCAAGACTTTTGGCAATATCCAGCAGGCCCATCTGATTGAATCCTTTTATGCTCTGCGTAATGATTTGAATAAGATGACATTGGGTTCCTATTTACTGGATTTGGTCAATCATTCCTTTGAGATCTTCCAGGAAAGCCCGGAAATTTTAAAGCTGCTTTTGCATTGCCTCTATTATCTGTCGGAGAATATGGCCAAAAATGATCTGGTCATCATTGCTGCTTTTCAGATGAAGCTGGTCTCTTTTCTTGGCTATCGGCCGGGATTAAATGCCTGTATGAACTGTCAGAATACCGAGGATTTACTCTTTTTCGATATCGAAGGCTCCGGACTGGTTTGCCGGTCCTGCCGTTATGAGGGCCACTATACCTATCGGGTTGATGCTCAGTTAGCTGACTTTTTTAAGGATTTGCTGGCATACCCTATTAAAAAGCTGAAGAATATGGACGTTCCCAATGAAATGGCTGAAAAGGCCATGGATATTCTGGAACATTATTTAAGTCACTGTGTTGGCAAAGCTTCAAAAGCTTATACATTCTATAAAGAAATGAAAAATCTAACAACATAA
- a CDS encoding VOC family protein: MGKYQMAHTMIRVLDLDKSLAFYKDVLGFEEIRRRDEPDYKFTLVFLGDGTGTHQLELTYNYDQEKPYEMGEAYGHLAVVVDDLEASREEHEKLGLKPTPLKGLSGDGKPRYYFITDPDGYKVEIIRN; encoded by the coding sequence ATGGGAAAATATCAAATGGCACATACGATGATTCGGGTCCTGGATCTTGACAAATCGCTGGCATTTTACAAGGATGTTCTGGGTTTTGAGGAAATTAGACGACGCGATGAACCAGACTACAAATTCACCCTTGTTTTTCTCGGCGATGGGACAGGCACACACCAGCTTGAACTGACTTACAACTATGATCAAGAAAAACCTTATGAAATGGGTGAAGCCTATGGTCACCTGGCGGTTGTCGTTGATGACCTGGAAGCTTCGCGAGAAGAACATGAAAAATTGGGCCTGAAACCAACCCCGCTAAAAGGTTTAAGCGGAGACGGTAAACCCCGTTATTACTTTATTACAGATCCCGATGGATATAAGGTCGAGATTATCAGAAACTAA